The nucleotide window TGCCTCGCTGACTTGAAGCGCCTCATAATCCTTTCACGCCGTCGGACAGGCTGATGAGAATTCTCGGCCCGATTGTTCAGGCCCTTGTGCGAGCGATGTTCGATGCCGGGCATGATATCACGCTTCGCCGCACCGTAGGATCGAAGCTTGTCGGTGATTATCACACGCGGCGCACGGCATTGCCCTTTCAGAAGCTTTCGCATCAAACGCTTTGCCGCCTTGGCATCGCGGCGGCTTTGCACCAGCACGTCGAGAACAAACCCGTCCTGATCGACGGCGCGCCAGAGCCAATGTTTCTTGCCGGCGATCGTG belongs to Agrobacterium vitis and includes:
- a CDS encoding IS6 family transposase, producing the protein WLPVAFIVSHQTVRLWAEKFGRHFANDIRRRSAGRLGDKWHFDEVVITIAGKKHWLWRAVDQDGFVLDVLVQSRRDAKAAKRLMRKLLKGQCRAPRVIITDKLRSYGAAKRDIMPGIEHRSHKGLNNRAENSHQPVRRRERIMRRFKSARHRQRFVSIHDPIANLFHIPRHDIPSTHHRELRKTAMQTWYQIAGIQAA